In the Lates calcarifer isolate ASB-BC8 linkage group LG16_LG22, TLL_Latcal_v3, whole genome shotgun sequence genome, GTGTTGACAAAGACATCGTCGTCGCCTTTGAAGATGAAGTGAGCATCGGGGCAATGAGTCTGGATCCATTCCAGGAACAAAACTTCTTTGACAGTCAGGTTGAAGAATGAATCACGGTAATCCCACTGGATGATGTCTTGATGGCGGGCGCTCTCATCACGCAGGCTGTTGGATAGATCTGGGTGGTGGTCCCAAGCTGTGGCATTGCCGAGAAGGAAGACAGTAACCACCGTCTGATTGGCTATAACACCCGCCTTTCCCCAGGACTGACGAATGGCCTGGCGGCGGTCGAAATGTGATACCTGGGATTTGACAGCCAGAAGCAGGAACGGCTGCTCCTTACAGATATCGAGCTGGTCCATCACTATCGGGTAGGAACGGCAATGCATGTAAAGCAGGAAGTCCTTGAAGCGGTCTGGTAGGGAGTTGTAGTCTTTCACCTGAGTTTTAACCCTGAGATTACGCTCACAGGGATCAGAGGTCAAACTGGTGTCGGTAAACCACTCAGGCACGGCTGTGGCGCTGTAGTTAGCCATCAGGATGGGATTGTTCTGAAGGTCAAGAATCTGCTGTTGGAGGTTCCAGTAAGCCACGTTGGGAGCCAGTTTGGTCCAGAAGGGTCCGGAGGGGATTCGGACCTTGTGATGACCATTTTTGTCTTGACTGCTGTGTCGGAaaatgaggatgaagatgaagaggttgatcatcatcactgtcaccaCAAGCTTCAGCCTTCTCCGCTGCATCGCCATGACAGCGTCCTGCAACCGTCACCACCtgagcagacacacagaaaaaaagaaatacaaatgtcAGGGACAAGAAAACTCTTTGGTTCACTGGCTGCATTTGAATACCATGGAAGGACTGGTCTAGTTTCTGGTGCACAATGTGGACTATTTACTGGATAGAGAGTATTATTGTTGTATTCAAAGTTGGTCATCAGGACTTAGTAactgttttactgcagtgtttaaaaaaCCTAACCAAAGAGTGTGTATCATGCAACATAGCTTATGTTTTTCAAGACTTTTTGTAGAGCCCCCAGTCACTGACGTAACCCATTGATGCTGAGATTTACAACTCAAAAATTGAACATAAATTACTATCTTTATCTTTGCTAAACAATGATCACAGTGAAGCTTCTGTGGTAAACAGTTCTTTGGTCTCTTTTGatgtttctgtaatttttttAGCCAAACACTGTGGATCAGTCATAGCGACAGCTTACAATTGAATTGATTGATCATGTGCAAACCATTTTGTGGAAAACAAGATAGCGATCAATCTTTTTTTGGTCAGTCATGGCGGCACAATAGTTAAGTGTGTTGTTTCATCACTTCTCTCTTTGTTATGAAGAAATTGTAGAGGATACTGTGACTGTGAGAACACAGTGACCCAAAGTCACATGAAAATGCTTGTTTTCCCCAAAGCATTTTAAGTTGCTGGAGGAAACATCAGAAAGGATAAAATATCTGGAAATCCAAATCATCACAGGAAAGGAAACACCTAAAAGTCTTTCTAATTTTACCATCATGGTTTACAGTGTAGCAGCTTTCAGCTTCAGGCCTCTCATGGATCACATGTACAGGATGCATGGAGCTTGTTATGGGTGAAAAGAAAGTCATACTTGAATGGAGACATTTATAGTATGGTTAATACATTGATCCCTCAAGAGAGGTTCTATTTTTGTCAGTTGCTCTGAACATCCCAGGAACCTACTGTGGCTAGTGACTCATTAGGTAATTATCCAAACCAAGATTGGATGTAATGCGTCATTCTCGCTATGAATTTTGGGGTTTTCTATTAATTGTAATCGGGCAAGTCCCTATCTGATTCCCCTTGGGTTGTTTATCTGTCCTCCATTCACATGTCCTGTTCTGCAGTCGTATCAGTGGTTAGTACTGAGATATTATGTAAAACAAGAGCTAGTGTCCCTCTGAAACGCACTTCTTAAAGGTGGTGCCTTACCAACGCAgcttaaaactgaaactgtctcTAACCACATGTCAAATCACAGATCCTTTTCTATGATCCTATAAAATCATCTGGCTCTGTGATTGTGTTCAACCACTGTGTAACGTTAAGTCAGAAAATCGTTCTGCAAACTCTGCAAATCAACAACCAACAGATGTCATTCAGGTTAACCAGCACggtgcgtgtgagtgtgtgtttgcgctaACATGACAGGCACAATCATAAAGCAGCATGCACACATTAACTGGTAGACCTGGCTACGGTTCAAACTAAATACAGTAAGACGAGCAGACAATTATCCaccataaaaaaaagaaaaaagaataaccTGAGGTCATGTTGTAAGATTAGTCTGTATTACTGCTGGCATACTGCTATGTGTCTTTTGTTAGCTGACGATGGCATGGTGTTTTACTTAATTAAAACAATATAATGACAGAGGACAATTTCATGGAAGCCAAATATTAAAGGATGCTTTGTCAACTTGGATTCCACACTGTTTGGCCAGCGCCACTGAAACcagaaaaagacacaaggaCATGTGATCAGTGGGTTCAAACAGACAATACAGTCTTTCACAAGGTTTGAGTCTGCCTCAGGTTTCTGCTTTGGCATTATCACTGTTAATGTTCCCTTTGCCAtgtctcacttttcttttttttttttttttttacttcttcttACTTAAAGTGTCTGCCTTCTTCCCTTCACTTTCTGGGCCTGTCATTCCATTTTTCGTCCTCCATTTTGTGCTTGCCAGTGCAGCAGCCACATCAGCTGTACATCTGCTTGGATGATTGTTGGGTTATTGATGAACAACACCTTAGAAATTCTTAGTGGTCTGGGCCAAAACCCTGAATGACAAACACTATCCAAGATTATTAAAAttacttacattttttgaaaatcatCTTCCTTTCTTTAGATAGCTGGCAGTAGGGATGGAACAGGACATTaggggagaaaaaggagagatgacatgcaacaaagatTCTCAGCCATACCAATGACTACACGTTCAACATCTTTAACCCCTAGGCTACCAGGATTTCCCACTTGAACATTTTAATTCTGAGGTTGTAAACTCCAGACTACACATATTATAATGAGTCCTTTGaaaccaataaaacaaactgatgaaggcacaatgataaaaaaaaaaaaatgaatatatcaaaatatataaataaatggcAGTAACCATGCAGCTTTTTCTCAGAAACTAAGCCAACAGGCCAGAGGCTGTGCTCTGTGAGAAAAAAGTCTCAGCATCTGGGAACTATCAGGGTCATTTAAGGGCAGTTAAAGCTTTATGTCTTGACTGTTTCAGTCAAATCCAcgtctgaaaaaaagaaaaaagactctacagccatgttagcaTCTCTGAGAGGCTGCTGAAATCGATCAACGTTTAGTCTAGAATACAtcaaaaagtggtcaaaaatacCACAGCCTTCCATGGTCCAAAATAATGAACTTAAACTGcttgttttatccaaccaacagttcaaaactaaaacatatttcattttttatcatatgagaaaaaaacaagccaCAAATCCTCCTATTTGAAAGGCTGGGACCtgcaaatatttgtcattttttatttaaaaatgacagttgatactactactactttggATCAAGTAATTGATTATTTGACTAATAGCCCAACTGACTGATCAGGCATCCAGTGATTAGTATTATGACGCAgactagagagagagaaggacagataGAGAGATTTACAGATGGTTTGGAgggtacatgcacacacacaaacagaagaggaaaatcTTAAATTGTTCTCTGATACTTGTTATCAACACAAATAACActcaaacataaacaatttaaaatgcAAGCAACTTctaacaaataaaaatggatATTTGACGactctgttttccttcctctgcaCCACTGCATGTATCCTTCCTGCCTCTGTATCGTGTTGCCTTCTCAGCCTCCTAGCAACAACTCTGCACTGCTGTGCTCCTGTTTGCTCTCTTTCCTACTCCCTATCCTTTGTTTactcccctttttttctctcctcctctgtctgtcttcttctaTTTTGCTCCTTGTCGTCTTCTGTTCTATCCCTTGAGTTTTACTAATATTTCCAGATAAAAAGACAAGTGCCAGCAACACAGGATGATGAAACATATTCCTGATAGTATGCCAGTATTATATTACCAACAAGGACAAGCATAGCCATAGCTTTTCCTCTTTAACCccccctccttctttctctttggcTCATGGATGATTAGGCTTTCCTGTCCTCTGTATCTCCATACAAACAAGAAGACTTCTGGGAAATGAgtaggaggaggggtggggtgggggttcTAAAGAAGAAAGCTAAACAACATGTTGACAAGACCACTGCTTCCAGACGTCTAATTAACCGACAGTAGTCTGAGGCTAAACACACACCTACCTGCATTAAGCTGATGAACCATCTGTGGCTGGCTAGAAGGCATTTGTTTTAGCCATAATTTTGTAACAAGGCTGTTTTAGCTGGTGCTCTCATCAGTGGATGAATTATAGGTGTGGTTTACTATGTTTATGTTGATAGCAGAAAAACTGCCTTTAATTAATCTTATAAAACAATTCCAGTCACATTTCTGTTGGCACAGAACAGATTTGTGACTAAAGGAGTCACTctaagtgtttttctttcaatacTCAAAATAAACTCCACCTTTCCGTTtcgctgctgctgtggtttacACCTGTGGTTATAGCTGCAAAACTCGAATGGTACATCAAGATTTAAAGACTGCACCCCCCATACGTAGTAATTGTGAAATCAGGTGACGTAGAATAAAGTGCGACAAAATCTGTGGGAGGCGGAGGTTGCGCTGGATAGATGGGTCAAAAAGATacaggactttcacacagaTGACTACTGGTGAAACCAACAGTCAGTTTTGTTATTATTGTGCATCCCAAATGGTTTAAAACTTTTATATAGTACTGTATGTAGATTTGGACACAGAGCATACAAATGGTTCCCTAGGACAAGTTAAAATGTGGCGACACAGGAAGAGTGGCATGTTTGTACTTCTTAGTGGTGCAGGGCTCTCGAAAATGACATAACAGtgtaagagggagagagaatgagagagagccATTTTCTTTGTGTCCCAGTTTTACCAAATTTTATCAAAGACCTGAAAAGCAATCAGATACAAGCATTTCCTGTGGCTGTGGTTTAATGCCCTTTACTAATCACACTGAAACTGGTATACTTGACCGTCGTCTCTGTGATTGTGACTGTTATTTGGTTTGTAGTAGTCAGGAAATTCTTTGTGTGTTAGTCTAATGCAAACTAgtgtaaacaaaataaatctgaaccATACATGGCATCATAAGCTTCAGCATTCAAATAACGTCATAACTAATATAACTATGGCATAACTAGACAGTGGAAGGCTTCTTATGTAAGAAAGGCCTGACCTTTCTCATGTTATTTCAAGCCATGTGTGCTTTTGCAATAGGTGTTTATAACATACACATGTATGTTACAAACACCTATTGTGAAAACCTTTgctgacaaaaaacatttctgccTAAAACACAGTTTTAGGACTCCCTGTCGGGCTCTTAAAACATTAACTATTTTTACAATTTATGGGTGGTGCAGTGGGCCAGATACATTTCAATGCTGTTTGCAGtgtcacgcacacacatagttgtggcacACTGATTATATCTAGCAGTAATCTATGGAACAAAGCCAGGCTGTGTTTGACCATTGATGTTTTCACCTGATAAAATGTTGAGTGAGGTGAGGTGTCTCACCTGGGTGGAGGATGAGCGTGAGACAGCAGAAAACAATAGCAGCATTAGGTTAAAgagttgtgtgtgcatgtaagagACTCATTGAATGTAAGCAGAATCGGATTATAAAAGTTCTGTTCAGACAAATTAAAATACCTCATGATGGAGGTGGGTGTTGGTTGATAAAAGATGAAATTAGCTAAGGTTTGTGTGTCACTTCAACTCACTTAAAAAAAGTCCTCTGACCATATGCTGCATGTGTAACAGTGTTTCTGAAGTGCTCACAGCAGATTCTTACCTGTGCAGGTGGGTGGGCCTCCTCAGCTTGTTGTGTCTTTGCGTCTCCTCTCAGTTCTCTTACCCCATACTTTGCTCCGCCCTCTGTGGCAGAGGAACCAGTGGGGAAAAGGGGCAAAGAATGAAAGGGaactgagggggaggggagcagaggagggCTGAACCTGAAAGATGAAACAAGCAGCATGTCAACGGCTGTGTAGAGCTCCGTGCTGAAAAGCTGCTGAAccatttccttctctttttaaatCCAACAAATGTGAACAAAAGGGAGAGAATGTAGCACTGAGGATCAGATAGGAACTGATGAGCAGGAGGTAGAGAGGATGAACAACAGATCTTGTATTTAGGTGATAACAACACAACTGACAGTTCGGTGGTAGTTTATCTGcagtaaatatttatatttacttgTATTTCTTGTATTTCCACTGTGGAGCTCCAGTtaggagaaaaacaaatggtCTGTATCAGATCACACATGTCATACATGGCCCGTCTCTGCTGACTgattaaactaaacaaaatcaacaaGCGGGCGGCTCATGCTGATTAAGTGTGTCCACCTCACAAACTGTAACTTCAACAGTTTGTAATAGCAGTGAGAAGACAATACACAAGAGGCAGTTTAGACTGTTTCACATAATAATCTAGCctctaaaataaaacacttatTTGGGAATTTACAAATGAATTTCCACAGCAGACTgatatgatcttttt is a window encoding:
- the b3gnt2b gene encoding N-acetyllactosaminide beta-1,3-N-acetylglucosaminyltransferase 2, producing MAMQRRRLKLVVTVMMINLFIFILIFRHSSQDKNGHHKVRIPSGPFWTKLAPNVAYWNLQQQILDLQNNPILMANYSATAVPEWFTDTSLTSDPCERNLRVKTQVKDYNSLPDRFKDFLLYMHCRSYPIVMDQLDICKEQPFLLLAVKSQVSHFDRRQAIRQSWGKAGVIANQTVVTVFLLGNATAWDHHPDLSNSLRDESARHQDIIQWDYRDSFFNLTVKEVLFLEWIQTHCPDAHFIFKGDDDVFVNTYRILDFLKGLSEPKARDLFVGDVITDAGPHRDKKVKYFIPESMYVGKYPPYAGGGGYLYSGDIAARLHGVSQQVPLYPIDDVYTGMCLRKLGLAPEKHKGFRTFDIEEKYRSNPCAYKSLMLVHPRTPQQMIQIWNWLSSPDLNCQ